Part of the Cryptosporangium arvum DSM 44712 genome, GGAAGGTCGCGGTGTGGGCGATCCCGCTGCCGATCCTCGCGAACTCGTTCGGGTGGATCTTCACCGAGATGGGCCGTCAGCCGTGGGTCGTGCACGGGCTGCTGCGCACCGCCGACGGTGTCTCGCCGAACGTCCCCGCGGCCACGATCGCGACGTCGCTCACCGTCTTCACGCTGCTCTACGGCGCGCTCGCCGTGGTGGAGTTCGGGCTGATGGCGAAGTACGCGAAGGCCGGGCCCGACGAAGCCGCCGCCCCTGACGACGCCGAGCGCCCCGTCGCGTTCGCCTACTGAGGACGTTTCCCGTGGAACTCACCACCGTCTGGTTCCTGCTGATCGCCGTGCTCTGGACCGGCTACTTCTTCCTCGAGGGGTTCGACTTCGGCGTCGGCATGCTGTTACCGATCCTCGGGCGGGACGACACCGAGCGCCGCGTGCTCATCAACACGATCGGCCCGGTCTGGGACGGCAACGAGGTCTGGCTGCTGGTCGCCGGCGGCGCCACGTTCGCCGCGTTCCCCGAGTGGTACGCGACGCTCTTCAGCGGCTTCTACCTGCCGCTGCTGATCATCCTCGTGGCGCTGATCGTCCGCGGTGTCGCGTTCGAGTACCGGGGCAAGCGGGCCTCCGCCCGGTGGAAGCGCGCCTGGGACGTCGGCATCGTCGCCGGCTCGTTCGTGCCCGCGCTGCTGTGGGGCGTCGCGTTCGCGAACATCGTCCGCGGTGTGCCGATCGACGCTCGAGCCGAGTACACCGGCACGTTCTTCACGCTGCTCAACCCGTACGCCCTGCTCGGCGGCCTGGCCACGCTGACGCTGTTCGGTTTGCACGGCACCGTGTTCGTCGCGTTGAAGACCCACGGCGAGATCCGTGAGCGCGCCCGGTCGCTCGCCGTCCGGGTCGCGGCGGCCACGATCGTCATCGGGGCGGCATTCCTGCTCTGGACGCAGGTCACGGTCGGCAAGCCGGTCACCTGGGCCACCGTCGTCGGCGCGGCGGTCGCGTTGGTCGCCACCGTGGTGGCGATCCGGGCCGGCCGGGAGGGCTGGGCGTTCCTGGCCAGCGGCGCCGCGATCGTGCTCGCGGTCGTCACGCTGTTCACCGCGCTGTTCCCGAACGTGATGCCCTCGACCACCGCCGACACCTACAGCCTGACGACGACGAACGCGTCCTCGACGCCGTACACGCTGGAGATCATGACCTGGGTCGCGGCGATCTTCACACCGCTCGTCGTGCTGTACCAGAGCTGGTCGTACTGGGTCTTCCGGAAGCGGATCGGCACCGCCGACATCCCTGTGGCCTGAATTACATCCATGGAATTCGAACCCTCCGAGCCGGGGCCCCGTTCTCTTTCCGTGGACTTGTCGGAGAGAACGCTACGGCTGGAGAACGTCAGGGACGGTGTCTCGTTCGAGGTCCGGCCACGGCGGGTCACCGCGCTGTTCGGCTCCGACGACGCGTCGAACCTGCTGACCGTCGCACTCGGTCTGGTGCGGCCCGAGCAGGGGCGGGTCACGGTCGACGGCGTCGATCTGGACGATCTCGACCCTTCGGCCTGGTGGTCCGAGGTCGCCTGGGTGCCGCGGCGGCCGGCGCTGGTCGCCGGTTCGATCGCGGAGAACATTCGGATGGGGTGGTCGGCGACCGACGCCGAGGTCGCGGACGCGGCGCGTGCGGCCGGTCTCGACGGGACGCTCGACGCGGTGGTCGGCGAGGACACCCGGGCCGACGACCGGCGTCAAAGGATCGGGCTCGCGCGGGTGTTCCTGCGTAACTCCGCCGTCGTGCTGCTCGACGAGCCGACGGCGATGCTCGACGCCGACGGCGAGGAAGCGCTCGCGGTGCTGCGCCGGCTGGTGGCCGGGCGGACCGTGCTGCTGGCCGTGCACCGGCCCGCCCTGCTGGCCATCGCCGACGTCGTCATCGCGGTGCCCGCGCTCGTGCCGGCCTAGGGTCTGTTCCGAACGGGGCCTAGTGCAGCCGGTCGCGCCACTGACGTTCGAACAGCAGCCACTCGCGGGTCCAATCGGCGTCGCGCCGCTCGTCCAGGCGGCCACGGCCCCACTGGTAGAGGCCCCAGATCATCAAACCGAACATGCTGACGCAGCCGAGCACCGTCGCTCCGGCCCGGAACCGCAGGTCGGCGGGTTCGACCGGGGGCCGCACCGGCGCGTAGTCCGCGTCCATCCACACCTCGACCGACGCGCCGCCGAGCGCACCGGCCGGTGCCCCGAACACGTTGCCGGTCCGCATCGTGCCGTCGGGGAGCGTCCAGGTGGCCGGCACGCCGGGCCCCCGCGCGGGCGGCACCGAGCCGACCGGGGTGCGTCCGCCCGGGGTCTCGGAGAGCAGCACGACCGGCACCTGACGCAGGTGCGACCGCACGGCGGTGGCCTCGTCCAGGCCCCGGTGGTAGGTGCCGAGGACGACCAGGAACGAGATCACCGACACCGCGAGGACGGCCAGCGACGAGAGGATTCTGAGCGTGCGCTCCAGCCGATCGACCCGGCGCCGCAGCGGGCTCCTGGTCAGCCCGAGCGACCGCACCGCACGGCGGCCGAGCGTGTACTTCGGCTGGCGCATCGATGGTTCTCCTTGCCGGTGTCCGGACCCTCCGTCAGCTAGACGACGCGAGCGTGGGGTCCCGTTCATTCAGGCGTCGAACGGCACCGTCCAGTGCAGACGCGCGACGTTCGTCAGCGCCTCGCCGCGCAGTCCGCTGGGCCGGTCGACCGGTCGGCCGGACCCCACCGCCAGCGCGGCCTGCCCGGCGAACGCCTGCACCATCCGGACGCCGGCGTCCCCGAACGGCTTCCCGCCGGGCCCGCGAACCACCGCGATCAGGCCGAGCAGGTGCCCACCGGCCACCGGCGGCACGAGTACCGCCGGACCGTCGAACGGGTTCGGAGTCTCCTCGGGGGAGAGGGGGCGGCTCCCGGCGGCCAGCGGGTACCGCGCGCGCTGGGTGTGTCGAGCGCGGCGGCGATCGTCTCGTCGAGCCGGTAACGGTGGCCGGTGACCGGCTCCATCAGCCCGGAGCCTTGGCCGCTCTCGCGGGAGCAGGAGCAGCGCGGAGTCCGCGTGCGCGATCTCGGTGGCCTCGGCCGTGATCAGCGCGGCCGTCCCGGTCGTGTCCGCACCCCGCAGCAGCGCGGCCGTGACGTCGGTGGACGCGGTGAGCCACTGCTCGGGCCGGTGGGTGGTGGGGCGGGCTCAGGTCGCTGGCGATCGACACCACGGCGTCGAGCAGCCGGTGCAGCCGTCCGAGTGGAACGTCGGCCACGATTCGGGACTTTAGCCCGTGTCGGGAACGCGCCGAACGTCCTAGCGTGAAGGGGTGATCAGGGTCTATCTCCTCGACGACCACGAGGTCGTCCGTCGTGGTCTGGCCGCGCTCCTGGAATCCAGCGGTGACATCGAGGTGATCGGGGAGTCCGGCTCCGCACCCGAGGCCACCCGGCGGATCCCCGCGCTGCGCCCGGACGTCGCCGTGCTCGACGCCCGCCTCCCCGACGGCAACGGCATCGACGTCTGCCGTGACGTCCGGTCGGCCGACCCGTCGATCAAAGCCCTGATCCTCACCTCGTACCAGGACGACGAGGCCCTGTTCAGCGCGATCATGGCCGGAGCCGCCGGCTACGTGCTCAAGCAGATCCGCGGCACCGACCTGGTCGACGCGATCCGGCGGGTCGCGGCCGGGCAGAGCCTGCTCGACCCCGCGGTGACCCAGCAGGTGCTCACCCGGATCCGCGACGGCCACGACGACCAGCCGCCGGAGCTGGCCCGGCTCACCGGGCAGGAGCGGCGGATCCTCGAGCTGATCGCGCAGGGGCTGACCAACCGGCAGATCGGCGACGAGATGTTCCTGGCCGAGAAGACGGTCAAGAACTACGTCTCCAGCCTGCTGTCGAAGCTCGGGCTCGAACGCCGCACCCAGGCCGCGATCCTCGCGACCAAGCTGCTCGCGAACTAGCCACCGCGGCAGGCCGGGAGGGGGGAGTTTCGGCCGGCCGCGGTGGAACCCGGTTCGGGTAACTCGGATACGTGCGCACTTGGTTGCGGGTTCACGACTTACCTAGTTACTACACAGGTATGTAGTAATAATGGGAAGTAGTTGAACGCTAAAGGAGATGCGCCGTGCCCACCGAGATCAACGGGCTGCCTGCCCACGTATTACTCGTCCACTTCGTCGTCGTGATGATCCCGATCACCGCGCTGATGCTCGTCGCGAGCGCCTTCTGGCCGAACGCGCGCCACCGCATCGGCGTCGTGCTGCCGATCGCCGCGCTGCTCTCGCTGATCAGCGTCCCGGTCACCGCGAACGCGGGGGACTGGCTCCGGCAGCGGATGGGCGGCGGTAGCCCGCAGGTCGCGCAGCACGCCCACTTCGCCGACCAGCTGCTGCCCTGGACCATCGGCCTGTTCGTGGTGTCGGTCGCGGTCTGGGCCGTGCACCGGTTCGTGCCCGCGGCCCGCTCGGGCTCGAGCAAGACCGCGCTCACCGTCGGGCTGGCCGTGCTGGCGGTGGTCGTCGCGGTCGGATCCGTCTACGCGACGTACCGGGTCGGTGACTCCGGGGCGAAGGCCGCCTGGGACGGCGTGATCGCGGCAGAATAGGTGCTCACGGTGGCAGGAGGTAGCAGTGGACGAGCAGCGGGGCCAGGCGCGGCGGTCGAGCGGATCGCTGGAGCGTGCCGTGCTCGAGGTCCTGGCCAACTCGTCCGGGCCGCTCACGGTCCCGGAGGTCCGGGACGCCCTCTCGGTCGAACTCGCGTACACCACCGTGCAGACCGCACTGGTCCGGCTGCACACCAAGGGCGTGTTAGCGCGGGAGCGCTCCGGCCGGTCGTTCGCGTACCGGCCGGTGGAGACCCCGGAAGCCATGCAGGTGGGCGCCGCCGCCCGGCGGATGCGCAAGATTCTGGACTCCGGCGGCGACCGGCGCGGTGTCCTCGCCCGGTTCGTCGCTGATCTCAGCCACGAGGACGAGGCGATCCTGGCGGACCTGCTGGCCGAGACGGAGCCGGAATGAACTGGGAGACGCTGAACTGGTTCGGGGTGAGCTGCTGGCTGCTCGCGGCGGTACTGCCGTGGGCGGTGGCGGCGATCGTCGGCCTGGCGGCACCGGACCTGGTCCGCCGCGTCCACCCGGCGACGGCCACCTGGAGCCTGACGCTCGTCGCGCTCGGGGTGGCCACCGCGACCGCGATCGGGGCGGGCGCCGCGGCCGTGGCGTTGCTGCGCCCTCTGCTCTGGGAGGCGCCGCTGCCCGACGGCTACGGGCTGCACACGCCCGGCCGGGTCGCGGTCGTGCTGCTCGTCGGGTTGCCGCTGCTCGCCGCCGCCGCGGCGGTGGTCCCGGTCGCCTGGTCGGCGGTCCGTGACCTGCTGGCCGCGAAGGACACCTGGGGCCGCGCGCGCCCGGTCGACGGCGTCCTCATCGTCGACGACCCCGACCCGGAGGCGTACGCGGTGCCCGGCCGGCCGGGGCTGGTCGTGATGCACACCGGCCTGCTCGAGGTGCTGGCGCCGGGCGAGCAGGAGGTCGTGCTCGCCCACGAGCGGTCGCACCTGCGCCGCCGCCACTACGCCCACGTGCTGCTCGTCCGGGTGACCACGTGGTTGAACCCGCTGCTCCGGCCGCTCGTCGCGTCGGTCACCGAGCAGGTCGAACGCTGGGCCGACGAGGACGCCGCCCGCGAGGTGGGGGACCGCACGGTCGCCGCCCGTGCGATCGCGAAGGCCGCGCTGGCCCGGTCGGCCGTCCGGTCGGGGCGGTCGCCGGTGGTGCGCCGCACGCCGCAACCGGTGCTCCGAGCCACCACGGGCGACGCGACCGCCCGCGCCACCGCGCTGATGACACCGCCGCTGCCGGCCGGTCGCCCGCTGCTGGCGCTGGTCATCGTGCTCGCGCTGGCGCTGCCGATCCACTCCGGGTGGGGCGCGCGTGCGGTCGAGAGCCTCTACCGGTCCGCGTGCGCGCAGATCTCGGAGCAGGTCAGGCCAGACGACGGCCGGTGACTCGCTCGGCGCTGATCCGCAGCACGTGATCGCGTTCGTCGCTCGTCCACGACTGCAGCGGCAGTGCCCGGATCCGGGCGCGCTCGGCCTCGTCGGTGACCTCGCTGACCCGTCCGACCACGGTCACGCTCCAGCCGGTTCGGGACGTCTCGTCGACCCGGTCGGCGTGGAACGCCAGCACCGTGCCGTCGCTGACCCGCGCCAGCACCGAGCCGCTCGCGACCGACAACACCACGCTGTCGCCGTCCACCCGGAAGTTCACCGGCAGGATCTCGGGCAGCGCCCGCGCGTTGAACACCACCTGGCCCACCGGCACGCTCGCGAGCAGGGCGAGGCACTCGTGGTGGTCGAGTGCGGCGAGCGCACGGTGGAGAGTGTCCATGGTGACGAGTGTGCGTCGCGCCGGCGGCCCGCCCCAGGGCCGGAAGTCCCGTCCCGGCGAAAGCGAACAGTGGGTGAACAGGACGTGAGCACCCTTACTGCCCCCGGGCAACTCTCGACACGGCGCGTAACACTCGATTCATGGTGGTCATGGCGTGCGAGTTCGGAATCGAGCTTTCGCGGGACTTGGCGCGGGTGCTGCTCCCGCCGCCGGCCGAGCGGTGGTTCCACACCGCCGGAGTGGCCGCCCGCGCGAGACAGCTCGCCTCCGCCGTCGACCAGGAAGACCGCGACCTGCTCGTGGCTGCGGCCTGGTTGCACGACATCGGCTACGCCGACCAGGTCCGCGACACCGGCTTCCACCCGCTCGACGGAGCACGCTACCTCGACCGGTTAGGTCTCCCCAAGCGTCTGACCAGCCTGGTCGCCCATCATTCCGGCGCACGGTTCGTCGCCGAAGCGCGGGGGCTCGGCGCCGCGATGGCCGACTTCCCGGTAGAGGTCTCGCTGGTCTCGGACGCGCTCACCTACGCCGACCAGACCGTCGGCCCGCACGGGCGGCCGTACAGCGTCGACAAGCGCATGGCCGAGATGCTCGGACGGCACGGCCCGGACTCCCCGCAGGCGCGGGCGCACCGGGCTCGCGCCCCGTACCTACGCGGGGTCGCGAGCCGGATGGAGAACGTGTTACGGCTCGTGACTGTCGGTGATCAGTAGAGCCAGCGGTGGCCGTCGATCACGTCCTCGATCGACCGGTCCTGTGCCCAGAGGTGGTCCGAGCGCCGCACGGCCGCGAACGCGCCGGCCAGCTCCGGGCCGAGCACCGCGGCGATGCGCGGGTTCTCCTGCAGCGCGCCGAGTTGTTCGTCGGTGCTGATCGGCAGCCGCCGGATGTTCTGGCTCGAGCGCCGCTCCTCCGGCCAGGTGCCGACGTCCTCCTGGATCGGCTCCGGCAGTTCCAGCTTCTCCTCGATGCCGGCCAGGCCCGCGCCGATCACCACGGCCAGTGCCAGGTACGGGTTGGCCGACGCGTCGGACGGCGTGAGCTCGATGTTGGCGTGCGACGGGCCGAGCATCGAGGTCGACGGCAGGAAGCGCAGCGGAGCCTCCCGGTTCCCGATCCCCCAGAACGCGTAGGCGCCCGCGAACGCGCTCGGCCGCAGCCGGGTCAGCGACGGGACGCTCGGAGCGCTCACGGCGGCGATGGCCGGCAGGTCGCGGAGCAGCCCGGCCAGGTAGCCCGCGCCCTCCTCGGAGAGGCCGTGCGGACCGTCGCCGTTCATCAGCAGGTTCTTGTTCCGCCGCCACGGCGAGCTGTGCAGCCGCCAGACGTTGCCGATCCCCGCGACGTCGACCACCGGCGCGAAGCTGGCCCGCAGCCCCTGGGCACGGGCGGCCGCGTGGATGGTCTGCCGGGCGAGCATCTGGCGGTCGGCCGCACTGACCGGGTCGGTCGCGGTGATCGTGACCTTCAACCGGGACTGGCCGTGCTCGGCGTGCAGCTGCCCCACCGGGACGCCGTCGGCGTTGAGATCGGAGAGCAGTTGGGCGACGAACTCGTCGACCCGGAGCAGCGCGGTGGGGCTGTACGCGGGTCCGCGGTGCGCGGGGGTGAGCTCGGCGTCCTTGCAGAGGTAGAACTCGAGTTCGTAGCCGGCGCGGACGGCGATCCCGGCGTCCTGGGCGCGTTCCACCTGTCGTTCCAGCACCGAGCGCTGGTCGTAGGGCGTGGGGAGGCCGTCGGCGCCGAGCTGGCGGCCCGGGGCCCAGGCGAACGCCGGCTGGCCCTTGAGCCGCACCAGGCGGTCGATGACCGGCACCAGCCGCACCTCACCGGAGGGTGTGGACAGGTCCTGGTGGGAGAACGTGGTGCCGTCGTGGGAGTCGAGGACCGCGAACAGCGACGTGAGGCCGACGCCGTAGCGGGAGCAGCTGGCCAGCTGGTCGATCGGCACGATCTGGGACCGCGGGATGCCGTTGTTGTCCGCCCACACGATCGTCACGCCGATCACACCGGCGTTCGCGAGCTCCTCGGCGGCACGCGCCCAGAGCTCCTCCGGGGTCGGGATGGCCGGGGGGCTCATGGTGCTGAGAGCCATGCTCACTCCTCGCTTGCCGCCGATAACCGCCTAAAAAACCCAAAACTTAAGAAAACAGTAGTACGGGACAAGCTCGGACAGTCAAGCGAGGTTCCCGGTTTTCCGGGTTAGGCTGCCCTTAGTAGCGAGCAGAGAGAGGTTCCGGATGACCCAGCCCCGCCGGAAGCGGTCGATTCGATCGGCGACCGTGTTGCGAACCGAGCAGCTCACCCCGCACATGGTCCGGGTGGTGCTCGGCGGCGAGGGACTCGCCGAGTTCCCGGCCGGCGAGTTCAGCGACCATTACGTCAAGCTGATGTTCCCGCAGGACGGCGTCGACTACCCCGAGCCGTTCGACATGGACGTGGTGCGCGAGACGCTCCCGCGCGAGACCTGGCCGCGGGTACGCACCTACACCGTCCGCAGCTGGGACGCCGAGACCGGCGAGCTGGCGATCGACTTCGTCGTGCACGGTGACGAAGGCGTGGCCGGTCCGTGGGCCGCCGCGGCGAAACCCGGCGACCGGCTGCTGTTCATGGGCCCCGGCGGAGCGTACGTGCCGACCGAGGACGCCGACTGGCACCTCCTGGTCGGCGACGAGGCCGCGCTACCGGCGATCGCCGCGTCGCTCGAGCGGGTGCCGGCCGGGAAACCCGCGTACGCGTTCATCGAGGTCGCCGGGCCGGAGGAAGAGCAGAAACTCGGTACCGACGCCGACGCGCACGTCGTCTGGCTGCACCGCGGTGACCGGCCGGTCGGCGACGCGCTGGTCGAGGCGGTACGCGCCCTCGAGTTCCCCGCCGGTGCGCCGCTGGCGTTCGTGCACGGTGAGGCCAACTTCGTCAAGGAGCTGCGCCGGTACCTCCGCGTCGAGCGGGGCGTCGAGCGGGAGCAGCTGTCGATCTCCGGCTACTGGCGCCGCGGGCGCGACGAGGACGGCTGGCAGTCCTCGAAGGCCGAGTTCAACGCGCGGATCGAGGAGGAGGAAGCCCAGGCGCTTGCTACTTCCCCAGGAAAATGACGGTGATCGGCACGTTGCGTGAGTCGAGCGCCATGTCGGCGCCGACCGCGCGGTAGCCGCACCTCAGCGCCCCGCTGGACTGCGCGCGGACGGTCTTGTCGGTGGACTTGGTGAAGCCGACCCGGGCCGCCTCGTTCGGTGACTCGGCGCCGAGCACGATCGCTTCCAGAACGTTGCGCCGGTACCCGGCGGCCCGGGCCCGCTTGCCCGGGTCGCTGTCGTCGGGGCCGATCAGCTTGAGGTAGCCGGTCCGGATCATCGAGGCCAGGTGCGCCCTCGACGCCTTCTGCAGCGTCGCGGAGTAGGTGACCTCGTCGCAGCCCATCGAGGTCAGCGACTTGTTGATCGAGGCCAGCACGGCCCGGTTCGTGGCGTCGCCCGCCGCTGGTGGGCCGACCGGTTTCGACGGCGTCGGCGACCCGGACGGCCGGGCCCCGTCGGGTGTGCCGCCGGGGGCCGCCGGGGCGATCGGCGCCGCCGGGTCCGCGCTCGGCGGTGCGTCGTCGGGCGCGCCGGGACTCGGGGTGGGTGCGTCGAGGGCGGTGCCCTGGGTGTCCGACGGGGAGTCCGACGTGCCGTAGCGGCCGAGTTCACTGGTGAGCAGGGCCCCCAGCACGAGCACGAGCGCGACGAACCCCGCGGCGATCGTGCCCACTCCGGTGAATCTGCGCCGGGACCCGGAATAGATGTCGGGCCGGCTGGCGTGGTTTCCGTACGTCGACCCGAACATTGCTCACCCCTCGACCGGCCGTCGTGTCGAAATCACGGATCTTTGTGCGCAGGGGTTCACATCCGGCCCGGGATTCCCGTTCATTTTTGAGCAGTTGCACGATCACGTGGTCCGAGCGGCGGCTCGCACGAACAGTGAATGAACACACGTTCGCCGAGGTGAATCCGGGTGTCCGGAGCGAGTCCACCGGGTCGGCGGCTACTACGCTTCAAGGGTGTTGACGTCGAAAGACGCCTAGGAGGCGACCGTGTCGTTCCCCACCCACGCCGGGGAGTTCGCGCTCGGCACGTTCGCCCACGTCGGTGGCCGTCCGTTCCCCGGCCTCGTCGTCGACGGGCGGGTGCGTGACGTCTCCGCGCTCGGTCGCACGGTCCGTGACCTGCTCGTCGACTGGGACTCGACGCTCACGTCGCTGCGCCGGCTGGCCGCGGACCCGCGTGGTGACTGGCGGGGCGGCGACACGCTGCTGGTGCTGCCGCCGCTCGAACCGGGGCAGATCCTGCAGAGCGGCGCCAACTACCGGCAGCACGTGATCGACCTGGTCGCCGCGGAACGGGAGGCCGCGAACGGCGCGACGCCGGAGGAGGCCAGAGCCGACGCCGCCGCGATGATGGACGCCAGAGCCGAGAGCGGCACCCCGTACCTGTTCCTCGGCTCGCCGCGGGCGATGTGCGGCGCCTTCGACGACGTCGTGCTGCCCCGGGAAGGCGAGCAGCACGACTGGGAGCTCGAGCTCGCGCTGGTGATCGGCAGGCCCGGCCGGCGCATCCCGCGGTCGGAGGCGATGTCGCACGTCGCGGCGTACACGATGAGCAACGACATCACGACGCGCGACCGGCTCTACCGCCCCGACCTGAAGGCGATCGGCACCGACTGGTTCGTCGCCAAGAATGCGATGACGTTCCTGCCGACCGGCCCGTTCCTGGTGCCGGCGGAGTTCGTCGGTGACCCGATGCGGCTGCGGATCCGCCTCGAGCACAACGGCGTGGTGCGGCAGGACGAGTCGACCAAGGACATGATCTTCGACGTCGCCCGGCTGATCGAGTACGCGTCGACGATCACCGAGCTCCGGCCGGGTGACCTGCTGCTGACCGGCTCACCGGCCGGCAACGGCGCCCACTGGGACGTCTTCCTGAAGCCGGGCGACGTGCTGGAGTGCTCGATCACTGGGCTCGGAGCGCAGCGCAATACCTGCGTCGCTGAGGATTAACACCCATCTCCGGGCTAATCCTTCGGGTCTGTCACCAGGTGTACCACTTCTCCATGGGGATCAACGCGTACATCGGCTGTCCGGATCTGCAGTGCGACTACCGGGTGCGGTTCCACGCCCCGGACGTCACCTCCCCGCCGGATTCGCTCATCGAGGCGTGGACGCAGCTGCTCTGGGTCGAACACCCGCTGCATCCCCGTTCGCTCCCGCGCCACCGGAGCCAGACCGTTCCGGCCCGCCCCACGCATTGAGAGAGCCGGGTCGAGAGGCGTCGCGGTCGGCTTCCAAAATGGCCGGTGGTCGCATACTGTAGACAAAAGCCCACGTCGAGTGGGGAGCGTCCGTGACCCTGGTGGAACCCCACACGAGTACCACGAACTGGTACGAAGCCCGTGCCCGCGCACGGGGGTGCGCAAACCCCCGGCCGGCTGAGACCGTTCCGCTCGGATCGGCGATCGGCCGGGTGCTCGCCGACGCCGTCCACTCGCGAACGATGGTGCCCGGGTTCGACACCGCGGCGATGGACGGGTACGCGGTCGCCGGGAGCGGGCCGTGGCGGATCGCCGGGCGGGTGCTCGCCGGCACGGCCGACCCCGGCCGGGTCGAGGCGGGCGCCGCGGTGGAGATCGCGACCGGTGCCCCGGTCCCCGACGGCACGTCGGCCGTGATCCCGTACGAGGAGACCGCCGTGGCCGGGGGCGTGCTCGAGGCACCGGCGCCCCAGCGGCGGCACATCCGGCGCGCCGGGGAGGACCTGCGCCGCGGCGACGTGCTCGCGGACGCCGGCCGGGAGCTCACCCCCACGTTGTCGGGCCTGCTCGCGCAGGGCGGCGCCGACACGGTCGCGGTGCGGCGCCGGCCGGTGGTGCGGATCGTGGTCACCGGCGACGAGGTCGTCCAGGCCGGGTTGCCGCAGGCCGGGCAGGTGCGCGACGCGCTCGGCCCGATGGTGGTGGCGCTGATCGAGGCGGCCGGAGCGGCCCCACCGTCGCTGGTGCCGGTGCCGGACGAATTCTCGCGGCTGCGCGAGGCGTTGGTCCGGGAGGGACCGGACGTGCTCGTGGTGACCGGTTCCTCATCGGTCGGCCGGGCCGATCACCTGCACGCCGTGCTCGCCGAGCTGGGCGCGGCGTTGCTCGTCGACGGGGTCGCGTGCCGGCCAGGGCATCCTCAGCTGCTGGCGTCGCTGCCTGGTGGGCGGTGGGTGGTCGGGCTCCCTGGTAACCCGTTCGCGGGCCTGGTCGGAGCGCTCACGCTGCTGGTCCCCCTGCTCGACGGCCTGCTCGGCCGG contains:
- a CDS encoding GAF domain-containing protein, with the translated sequence MLRGADTTGTAALITAEATEIAHADSALLLLPRERPRLRADGAGHRPPLPARRDDRRRARHTQRARYPLAAGSRPLSPEETPNPFDGPAVLVPPVAGGHLLGLIAVVRGPGGKPFGDAGVRMVQAFAGQAALAVGSGRPVDRPSGLRGEALTNVARLHWTVPFDA
- a CDS encoding Rv1733c family protein; the encoded protein is MRQPKYTLGRRAVRSLGLTRSPLRRRVDRLERTLRILSSLAVLAVSVISFLVVLGTYHRGLDEATAVRSHLRQVPVVLLSETPGGRTPVGSVPPARGPGVPATWTLPDGTMRTGNVFGAPAGALGGASVEVWMDADYAPVRPPVEPADLRFRAGATVLGCVSMFGLMIWGLYQWGRGRLDERRDADWTREWLLFERQWRDRLH
- a CDS encoding M56 family metallopeptidase yields the protein MNWETLNWFGVSCWLLAAVLPWAVAAIVGLAAPDLVRRVHPATATWSLTLVALGVATATAIGAGAAAVALLRPLLWEAPLPDGYGLHTPGRVAVVLLVGLPLLAAAAAVVPVAWSAVRDLLAAKDTWGRARPVDGVLIVDDPDPEAYAVPGRPGLVVMHTGLLEVLAPGEQEVVLAHERSHLRRRHYAHVLLVRVTTWLNPLLRPLVASVTEQVERWADEDAAREVGDRTVAARAIAKAALARSAVRSGRSPVVRRTPQPVLRATTGDATARATALMTPPLPAGRPLLALVIVLALALPIHSGWGARAVESLYRSACAQISEQVRPDDGR
- a CDS encoding ATP-binding cassette domain-containing protein — its product is MDLSERTLRLENVRDGVSFEVRPRRVTALFGSDDASNLLTVALGLVRPEQGRVTVDGVDLDDLDPSAWWSEVAWVPRRPALVAGSIAENIRMGWSATDAEVADAARAAGLDGTLDAVVGEDTRADDRRQRIGLARVFLRNSAVVLLDEPTAMLDADGEEALAVLRRLVAGRTVLLAVHRPALLAIADVVIAVPALVPA
- a CDS encoding HD domain-containing protein, which translates into the protein MVVMACEFGIELSRDLARVLLPPPAERWFHTAGVAARARQLASAVDQEDRDLLVAAAWLHDIGYADQVRDTGFHPLDGARYLDRLGLPKRLTSLVAHHSGARFVAEARGLGAAMADFPVEVSLVSDALTYADQTVGPHGRPYSVDKRMAEMLGRHGPDSPQARAHRARAPYLRGVASRMENVLRLVTVGDQ
- a CDS encoding response regulator → MIRVYLLDDHEVVRRGLAALLESSGDIEVIGESGSAPEATRRIPALRPDVAVLDARLPDGNGIDVCRDVRSADPSIKALILTSYQDDEALFSAIMAGAAGYVLKQIRGTDLVDAIRRVAAGQSLLDPAVTQQVLTRIRDGHDDQPPELARLTGQERRILELIAQGLTNRQIGDEMFLAEKTVKNYVSSLLSKLGLERRTQAAILATKLLAN
- the cydB gene encoding cytochrome d ubiquinol oxidase subunit II — protein: MELTTVWFLLIAVLWTGYFFLEGFDFGVGMLLPILGRDDTERRVLINTIGPVWDGNEVWLLVAGGATFAAFPEWYATLFSGFYLPLLIILVALIVRGVAFEYRGKRASARWKRAWDVGIVAGSFVPALLWGVAFANIVRGVPIDARAEYTGTFFTLLNPYALLGGLATLTLFGLHGTVFVALKTHGEIRERARSLAVRVAAATIVIGAAFLLWTQVTVGKPVTWATVVGAAVALVATVVAIRAGREGWAFLASGAAIVLAVVTLFTALFPNVMPSTTADTYSLTTTNASSTPYTLEIMTWVAAIFTPLVVLYQSWSYWVFRKRIGTADIPVA
- a CDS encoding glutamine synthetase family protein; this encodes MALSTMSPPAIPTPEELWARAAEELANAGVIGVTIVWADNNGIPRSQIVPIDQLASCSRYGVGLTSLFAVLDSHDGTTFSHQDLSTPSGEVRLVPVIDRLVRLKGQPAFAWAPGRQLGADGLPTPYDQRSVLERQVERAQDAGIAVRAGYELEFYLCKDAELTPAHRGPAYSPTALLRVDEFVAQLLSDLNADGVPVGQLHAEHGQSRLKVTITATDPVSAADRQMLARQTIHAAARAQGLRASFAPVVDVAGIGNVWRLHSSPWRRNKNLLMNGDGPHGLSEEGAGYLAGLLRDLPAIAAVSAPSVPSLTRLRPSAFAGAYAFWGIGNREAPLRFLPSTSMLGPSHANIELTPSDASANPYLALAVVIGAGLAGIEEKLELPEPIQEDVGTWPEERRSSQNIRRLPISTDEQLGALQENPRIAAVLGPELAGAFAAVRRSDHLWAQDRSIEDVIDGHRWLY
- a CDS encoding pyridoxamine 5'-phosphate oxidase family protein yields the protein MDTLHRALAALDHHECLALLASVPVGQVVFNARALPEILPVNFRVDGDSVVLSVASGSVLARVSDGTVLAFHADRVDETSRTGWSVTVVGRVSEVTDEAERARIRALPLQSWTSDERDHVLRISAERVTGRRLA
- a CDS encoding DUF2231 domain-containing protein, with product MPTEINGLPAHVLLVHFVVVMIPITALMLVASAFWPNARHRIGVVLPIAALLSLISVPVTANAGDWLRQRMGGGSPQVAQHAHFADQLLPWTIGLFVVSVAVWAVHRFVPAARSGSSKTALTVGLAVLAVVVAVGSVYATYRVGDSGAKAAWDGVIAAE
- a CDS encoding BlaI/MecI/CopY family transcriptional regulator; this translates as MDEQRGQARRSSGSLERAVLEVLANSSGPLTVPEVRDALSVELAYTTVQTALVRLHTKGVLARERSGRSFAYRPVETPEAMQVGAAARRMRKILDSGGDRRGVLARFVADLSHEDEAILADLLAETEPE